Sequence from the Montipora foliosa isolate CH-2021 chromosome 12, ASM3666993v2, whole genome shotgun sequence genome:
acacctgaatccgcctgaattttcttttaggtgtctagaagagacaattgcaaACATTGTTCAGGTAAGTGCAAGTTCTATCTTTGCTGTAgtggtttaaggacggtgcctactattgttattgcgcatacgttctgcgcatctccagatactcggatttcctatcgccgatgcttactgatacagggatatttttgcgcggtttgaaactatccggagaaagtagatcttagtaagtactcttggtatccaaaaagaaaattgggggtaaccatgcatttttgagagatacttaagcttcaatttgagaaagaacgccatacattgctttgtatttgaaagctttttacaaatattattcatgaattatctttgaaaaatgcgaggttacccccaattttctttttggatttcaataacacttgttaagatcaacatttcctgcataatcacacaccggggcaaaaatatctttaattagtaggcaccgtccttaaaaccaCTCACGTTCCACCAGTAAGCTCCGAGATCGATTTCCGGACTTAAGGTAACAAGTGGGTCGATTTCATCAGTTGTCTCCTCTGCTCCGacgggtttttctccgggtacaccggttttcccctccactaaaaaacgaaaacttgATTTGATTCGTTCTGCtttaattttgtgtgatttatatgatttgatttgaacTACAATCTCCCCAATTAATACAGCACTTTTGCCCAGCTAGATAAACTTGAGACTTATAACTCTTATTCTTGTTATTCTTAATGAGTTGACTAAAGGGCGCATGCATAAACGCAAGGACAAGAGAGTTTatttatttcaccgtgaaaacgggccTGACTCAAGCATAAGCTGAACCGcaaggatcaaaatttttcCATTATCTTGTGCTTGCGCTAATACTTACGTTCGCTTGTGTTGTGTGAAAACGGAACGCAGCGCAAGCACAACGCGAGCTGTGATGTTCGTCCAATGCCGAACATAAACTTGCGTTATGGTTCGCTTTCACTTGACACGAAtttcttgtgcttgcgtcgatAGTGAAAACAAGGCCGCTTACGGAATCAAAGCAAGGCTAACAAAGTCGCGCACAAGCCAATATGGTTTACACGACCGAGGCTTAGTCCGGTTCCGGTAGCATGAAGCCACCACAGGTATCACCACACCCCCTTCCCCCTCTTCCTAGACGAGATACTAAACCATCGCAGGATTACTCCTAGCATTATGTCGCTGGTGCCATCAAATTGTATactcctggccccagttgtgcGCTTGTGCTAAGAGGATGAAACGTAAAATCTTTGTACAGATTAAAACTGTGGGATAATAACTTATCCACAGGAAAGTTACCCGGCCTTTCAGCAAATATAGCGTGGCCGAACAAAGACAGGGTGGGGCGAAGTTTCATGTCTAACGAAACAATACGCTGACAAAGCTAGGCCTCGAGTCAGCGTTCTgggaccggttgctcgaagcctagttagcgctaaccgaTGGTTAAGAGGTATGAAAACCTACAGGTTACcttggtatttaacgctggttagcgctaaccatactTCGAGCAACGGGAACCCCGACCTAAAGTCGGGATATTGCTACAGTAACCACGGCACCACACCGCAATACCTCTACAAGAGGCACGCAAATTTTTCACCATAAGGAACTTCTTTAAGCTTTTATTCTCATAATGAGTTCCTGCTTTACGCCATTGCCTGTTCTTCCTACATCTGCAAGGaataattgaactggtttgcaAATTTCTCCCTGCAGCGCTTAGTAGCAATCGCATCCATTTCATGTGCTACACGTTTCATTGCTTTTTTATTCAAAACGATCTTTTCTAACCGCGCTGTCGttgtgttattttgttttttaagatcAGTCAGACCACTGCCTTTGGACTCATTTTTGCTCTTTCCTttactttttccttttctcctGCTTTTCCCGCTCAAATCCAGCCCAGTGGCTGCTTCAATTTCGAGACTGACCTCCTTCCAATCTGCAGCACGAGAATCTTTGGCTTCTTCCTGACTTGTGCTTGCAAAATTCTCTTCTAAGGTCACGACCGTGTGAGTTACGGCACCTTTGGAAACAGGGGTTCCTGTTTCATCTCGAGGAATTACTTTCCCGTGGAATGGACATTTTATTCGGTCTCTCCTGGGACACAGTTTGCCACTTGACAAAGGCGCACGACAAGACCACTTAACCGGCTCAAATTCACCAGCAAAAGTCACCATTCTTGTGGGTCTGGCCTCTTTCTCACTGCCAATGACATATTCTCCCTCGTGCTCTTTAGAAGCCCAATTGTTATCCAAATACGTCTTCACTAATTTATGTGTATTGGCTGTTGGGTCCCCCCAGAAATGCAGGTCCATGTCATAAGGTACAACTGGTGCTATGTCAAgtagtttcctttttctttcatcTGATGCTGTACTGTTAGCTTGGATGCAGCCTGAAGAGCTCACGTGATCTGCCAGCCGATTCCTAACTTGGTACAGGGCCGTGGCACGTGACGTGGGATCTCCAAGATCTCGAGGATTTGCTCCATATTGCTTCAGGAAGCCAGTCTCTTtgtcttctatttccaaacAGAAAACGTCACTTAAATAATTACTGCACCTTTCATTAATTTGCAGTCCAAATGTCATAAAACGGTTTCGTTTTTACTGCCGTCAATCTCTCTAGCAGAAAGGGTTGATAAGTTACACCCAGCGatgtaatagggagcttaagcaacgacaacggcgacggcaacgagaacgtcacaaatttgcatgtttcgtgggtaaaaacaatagctttgcacgccctgcacgtgcgtttttcacttttgtccatttcgttgccgtcgtcagcaaaacaacaacgtgaaatagccaagtttttggttttatgaagaacgtcagcacttgaggataaattttcatttttttctcctaaaatggagtgccgttccgactggtgttatctttgaggaattaccacacccttgtcatattacaAATGTtgaatagtcacgaagcgattaaaataacgcaaatttatattttgagatgacgttctcgttgaggtcgccgttgtcgttgcttaagctccctattattggCTCATTCCGATCCACATGCCAATTTCTGTTTTGGACGGCCCTCTAAAACACCACTAAAAACACGATTGGCAGCAGTGAAAAGTGAAACCGTTTATTAAGAACTGAATTTCACCTACCCTGCGACCAAATTGCTTTTATGCATATTTTGGTTTAgttacatacactgtaccatGGAAAACTCATCACAATACGATCATTAAAACTCTCTTTTTTCGAACACTGTTTTGTCATGATTTGATAATCAAAATTACTTGCATTGGTTCCAAGAATGAAGTTTTGAAAATGGTGTAAGGTGTGGGAggtgaggatggaaagtgacaTCAGAGTCTGCATATTTATGAAAGCCACACTAAAACAGATCCTGTCAGCTTCGAAGGTGGTGTTACAGTCAATACTGCTCAAGCGTTCCTCTGACGAGCGGATTAATaagttcattattgcaaatttgatttcaggaatCATTTTAATAATCTGGTTGTCGGATGAATAATGCAAAATTAAAATCAAGCCTCAGTTCAAAACTCGAATTTCGATTGGATTATTGCTCGCTTCTGGTGCCAGATTGGCGTGAGAATTTGACAGGTGTAccaatttgcataatctgcctAGGTTGTAACAAGTGtgatttgcctttctttttaaatttgtttctcTGTCCATAGCGTCTCAAGTTTGAGGATACTGGTAAGATTATAGAAAGGTAATGTCGCTAAAGTGAAATGACTGTTGTTTGACAGATTATGCAAATCAGTAAACCTGTGGAATTCTCTCGTCGGCCTGGCACCGAAAGCCAGCAatattccaatcaaaattcgagttttgaactgaggcttgatttgaattttgcattatTCATCCAACGAACAGATTATTGAAATGAttactgaaataaaatttgcaataatgaactcattAATCCCCTCGTCAGAGGAAGGCTTGAGTTGTTTTGACTGTAACACAAACCAAAAGTTTGCCCTAAAGGCCACATTCGATTCCTCCCTGTGTCAGCACTCTGTTTTCCATGTGTTAATAGCTACGGTAACAATGATCATATGAATGAAAAGCAGCCATTGAAAATTGTTGCAGAGTAGAAGCTAAATGATTAAGAGAACTAAAAACTACAAGCAAAGTGTTCTGGGTTTGATTACCAGTTTCTGTGACATACAGTGGTGCTTGAAACTATTTGTATATTAGGATGCGGCAAAACCTTGTCCCAATGCACAAATAATTTCTAGATGACTTCGACATAACTTTGTCTTGCATCCTAGTACTTTAATTAAGATTTGCAGAGGTTAACTCTTCTTCTTATATTCAATTAGTTCAAAAGAGTTTTGATTATTGATGACTGAATTCCATTTTCAAGTTTGCCTTCAATAGAACAATGATCAATGGATTTATGaagtgaaggaagtttggatatgtgatCTTAAtaagcataaaatttcgccaactttgatcccaaatatctcttaaaatactgattcctttgagaagcaatatcaaacactcaaAAGCGGTTATGAACTCGACCTTCTGCCTCgcttttcaactcgcttctcggtgtttgaatatccgatgaaacactccttctcgggtttgatatattacatcaaAGCTTAACCTTCCCCACAAATAAGCTGCATCTCCAATCCTAAGCTACCGGTAATCGTTTCCGCAAAAGTCTTGCTTTTACTTTCCAGTTAAATGCTATTGCTTACCTTTTAAGGACTGATTTGAAGTGGACACAGTTTCAAGGCCATATTCAGACTTCTTGCTTGGGGGAATAACAAGCTCAAGTCCTTCATTTTCAGGGACATCTTCAAATTCATCAATATCATCCTCTTCATCTTCTGATTCTCCAATGCAAGACATTTTGTCCATTGCATCAACATTTGGGGTTATTTTAAGTTCTGAAAATTTATCCTTTGTGGCTTCCAAGGTCCTTTTCAGATCAAtaagctgtttgattttttgttgTGTTCCCTCTCCCTTTGTTAACACAGACAGCCATTTATTTATCATGGGTAGATGTTTGTGGGTCATTTCTTTATGCATCTCTTTCAGTGTTTTCGACACAATGCTGTTGTCATCAGTTTCTCTGATTTGTGGTCCTCCAACATCTATTTCAATGTTTAATTGGTAGGATCTTGTACCAAGGCCGTGATTGGACAAGAGCTGTTCTTCATTATGATCTTTATCTGTATTCACATCACTT
This genomic interval carries:
- the LOC137979680 gene encoding UV-stimulated scaffold protein A-like; this translates as MDSVADVILLQELGQIVSDLTTSGSPSLDNNLLKKLKAICKKSEVYVNHTYHLVLTQLKKNHAEIRLSSFQVISELFFRSHAFRELLLIDFQIFLELTVETDPKQPLLPPKSVAKSLKDKVLQAIESWYKKFGPHYKKLDLGYNYLKRVKNVKFNAVTARTEAERRQSEERARRKRDFINGQIIRVENEMVEMISEMELCALEIGNCFKLLLPHPDDFDMFHANEAATKTVIMNNVASSGQYQQEDKVVERHMSSTPSTSKEIDVLEEDESSKLGIGDTESDVNTDKDHNEEQLLSNHGLGTRSYQLNIEIDVGGPQIRETDDNSIVSKTLKEMHKEMTHKHLPMINKWLSVLTKGEGTQQKIKQLIDLKRTLEATKDKFSELKITPNVDAMDKMSCIGESEDEEDDIDEFEDVPENEGLELVIPPSKKSEYGLETVSTSNHKTFAETITEDKETGFLKQYGANPRDLGDPTSRATALYQVRNRLADHVSSSGCIQANSTASDERKRKLLDIAPVVPYDMDLHFWGDPTANTHKLVKTYLDNNWASKEHEGEYVIGSEKEARPTRMVTFAGEFEPVKWSCRAPLSSGKLCPRRDRIKCPFHGKVIPRDETGTPVSKGAVTHTVVTLEENFASTSQEEAKDSRAADWKEVSLEIEAATGLDLSGKSRRKGKSKGKSKNESKGSGLTDLKKQNNTTTARLEKIVLNKKAMKRVAHEMDAIATKRCREKFANQFNYSLQM